The following coding sequences lie in one Rutidosis leptorrhynchoides isolate AG116_Rl617_1_P2 chromosome 4, CSIRO_AGI_Rlap_v1, whole genome shotgun sequence genomic window:
- the LOC139843223 gene encoding large ribosomal subunit protein uL13w-like: MVNGSGICAKEVVVDARHHMLGRLSSILAKELLNGQSVTVVRTEEICLSGGLVRQKMKYLRFLRKRMNTKPSHGPIHFRAPSKILWRTIRGMIPHKTKRGAAALARLKVYEGVPTPYNRKKRMVIPDALKVLRLTAGHKFCLLGQLSAEVGWNHYDTIKDLEKKRKEKAQIVYERKKQLNKLRAKAEKSAEEKLGSQLEILAPVTY; the protein is encoded by the exons ATGGTGAACGGATCAGGAATATGCGCCAAGGAGGTGGTTGTTGATGCTCGCCACCACATGCTCGGTCGATTATCGTCAATTTTAGCTAAGGAGCTACTCAACGGTCAATCTGTCACCGTCGTCCGTACCGAAGAAATTTGTCTCTCCGGCGGTCTTGTTCGCCAGAAAATGAAGTACCTCCGGTTTCTTCGTAAACGAATGAATACGAAACCGTCTCACGGCCCGATTCATTTTCGTGCTCCTTCTAAGATCCTTTGGCGCACCATCCGAGG GATGATTCCACACAAGACCAAGAGAGGAGCTGCTGCTCTTGCTAGGTTGAAGGTTTATGAAGGAGTCCCTACTCCTTACAACAGGAAGAAGAGGATGGTCATACCTGATGCCCTCAA GGTATTGAGGTTAACTGCTGGACACAAATTCTGCTTGCTTGGACAGCTTTCAGCAGAAGTTGGGTGGAACCATTACGACACCATCAAG GATCTTGAGAAAAAGAGGAAAGAAAAAGCCCAGATTGTGTACGAACGAAAGAAGCAGCTCAACAAACTACGAGCCAAGGCTGAAAAATCTGCAGAGGAGAAGCTTGGTTCCCAACTTGAAATCCTTGCTCCAGTTACCTACTAA